The proteins below come from a single Chrysoperla carnea chromosome 1, inChrCarn1.1, whole genome shotgun sequence genomic window:
- the LOC123291130 gene encoding lysophospholipid acyltransferase 1, which produces MSEDFVLANDNYHGVYWFSIISEWTGLPLDQVNLVLTQLVSLSIAPLFRTLLHPARVSADIRHGLGLTLGALFGYICFGYHAIHLITLPTLTYTIMCFQSPKTMHRSVLVVSLLYLSTIHLHRQYYFSNSYTLDISGPLMIIVQKITSLALNLHDGLTKEDEEMNDNQKYHAIDRIPTIFEYFSYIFHHQTLMAGPLIFYRDYMHFIQGTYLLDALPKPKSSVNQNIIQTNGDAVPSKSNLKQTNNNTAESYRIALVEPSPYKAVMLKALGGVACALIYLKLSEIFPLDVIREDDFVLNTTLVYKLYYLNIVTTLTRFKYYYAWLLGDAVCNNSGLGFNGYDEKGNAKWDKVSNINVLGFEFSTSLRDGINAWNIQTNKWLRMVVYDRVAVYATLLTYTLSAVWHGFYLGYYITFISATLYTMAARTIRRYFRHYFQHNRNSSIFYDILTGFVTRVLFGYLTFSFIILDFEPSLRLLVHMYFIFHVLSFIVVLFVPKIMPKPTRIRFSTAEEAAIPSKEDNNGGVVIENLSSNGTISKDSIHKKSLSKDSFYKKSTSKDSIVKKTSDKTE; this is translated from the exons atgtcaGAAGATTTTGTATTAGCGAATGATAATTATCATGGGGTGTattggttttcaattatatccgAATGGACAGGATTACCTCTTGATCAG GTTAATTTGGTACTCACACAACTTGTATCTTTGAGTATAGCACCGCTATTTCGGACACTTCTACATCCTGCACGTGTAAGTGCAGACATACGTCATGGATTGGGGCTTACGTTGGGTGCATTGTTTGGTTATATATGTTTTGGATA CCATGCAATACATTTAATAACATTACCAACACTTACATACACAATAATGTGCTTCCAAAGTCCAAAAACTATGCATCG gAGTGTGTTAGTGGtctcattattatatttatctacaATTCATTTACATcgacaatattatttttcgaattcgtACACGCTTGACATTTCTG gtcCATTAAtgataattgtacaaaaaatcaCATCGTTAGCTTTAAATTTACATGATGGGTTAACAAAAGAGGATGAAGAAATGAATGATAATCAAAAGTATCATGCAATTGATCGTATACCAactattttcgaatattttagcTACATATTTCATCATCAAACTTTAATGGCGGgtccattaattttttatagagaTTACATGCATTTTATACAAGGCACATATTTATTAGATGCTCTTCCTAAACCAAAGTCATCagtaaatcaaaatatt atccAAACCAATGGAGATGCTGTTccatcaaaatcaaatttaaaacaaacaaacaataatactGCAGAATCATATCGGATAGCATTGGTAGAACCTTCTCCATATAAGGCTGTCATGTTAAAAGCATTAGGTGGAGTAGCTTGtgctttgatttatttaaaactatccGAAATCTTCCCACTTGACGTAATACGTGAAGATGACTTTGTATTGAATACAACTTTAGTTTATAAACTATATTACTTAAACATTGTGACGACTCTAAcacgttttaaatattattacgcATGGTTATTAGGCGATGCGGTATGTAATAATTCAGGATTAGGTTTTAATGGATACGATGAAAAGGGTAATGCGAAATGGGATAAAGTATCAAATATTAATGTGCTCGGATTTGAGTTTAGTACAAGTTTGCGTGATGGTATTAACGCATGGAATATACAAACTAATAAATGGCTACGAATGGTTGTTTATGATCGTGTTGCGGTTTATGCAACACTATTAACGTATACGCTGTCTGCGGTGTGGCATGGATTCTATTTGggatattatataacatttatatcAGCGACATTGTATACAATGGCAGCTAGAacg ATACGACGCTATTTCCGACATTACTTCCAACATAATAGAAACTCAAGCATCTTTTACGATATTCTAACTGGATTTGTAACAAGAGTTCTTTTTGGCTatttaacattttcatttattattttggacTTTGAGCCAAGTTTGCGACTTTTAGT ACACATGTACTTTATCTTCCATGTATTGAGTTTCATCGTAGTTTTATTTGTACCAAAAATAATGCCAAAACCAACTCGAATTCGTTTCTCAACAGCAGAAGAAGCAGCTATTCCAAGTAAAGAAGATAATAATGGTGGTGtggttatagaaaatttatctaGTAATGGAACAATCAGTAAAGATTCCATTCATAAAAAATCACTCAGTAAAGATTCCTTTTACAAGAAATCAACCAGTAAAGATtctattgttaaaaaaacatcAGATAAAACTGAATAG